Proteins from a single region of Mucilaginibacter daejeonensis:
- a CDS encoding SusC/RagA family TonB-linked outer membrane protein encodes MQDFTRSVYLILFFMCVLGGIKAHAQTDSLTRQQVDSVARYKADSLTRAQGKKISGVLKDAATGKPVSGMNISVAQYSAAISDEKGAFTISVPNYDALLLIKGQDYQPKEVPLKGRNKLPVIILFEDAYNSIYDVAKFPYNTVPLNQTANAVSSVNTQGAWEPTSLETADSYLQGKVAGLNVVRRSGTPNIGANLFLRGFNSLVGTNAPLLVVDGMIYDTFHYGSSIIRGHVHNPYGNIDLRDVQNITVLKDAAASAYGTKGANGVILLSTNGNPALATKIDLGIYSGYNYINSGYRLPMMKAGDYRTYLSDLLRTSSMTPEQIAAQPYFNDNPSAAGYADYHNETDWQKQAFKNGFNQNYNLRVSGGDDIARYVLSLGYADNKGITRMTDLSRFNTRFNADLNISQHFTVNANFSFTYNQQTLKDQGVSPKTNPLYLSLVKAPFLRVRQTNAAGVESPNLADVDIFGIGNPESVLLNAQEYNRNYRFFGNLNFKYQFNRYLSAQTLIGITTDKVRESYFIPRAGVANDTTATAILDSRLGSQVQRLYNIYSDTRINYSRTFDRIHTVGLNLGTRYTQYNTSTNFNYGFNSALDQLISVGTGDPALRRTGGELGKYRWINNYLTANYQLYNKYIFAFNLSADASSRFGKEADGLNVGGVKMAVLPSLSAAWVVSSERFMSSLNFIELLKLRASYGLTGNDDIGNYAARQYYVSQNLLGMQGLVRASFGNPYLQWELNKKLDIGFDASFMQERLSISADYYRNTTSKMLTQETAPSASGLLYVMSNNGGMRTSGVELSVNGRIISTPNLKWDLGFNIATYRNKITALPGNSMQTSYAGATILTQVGMPAGVFYGYKTNGVYTTNAEAAAAGISYRNAKGDLVPQRGGDMRFVDVNGDKIIDDADKQVIGDPNPEFTGGITTGVTYKRFSINALVTFTKGNQVYNYTRRQIESGSSPANQSLAMLNRWRGDGQVTSQPRASYGDPSGNASFSDRWIEDGSYMRLRTLSISYDVPLKYKGFKYLKIYATGNNLVTFTKYLGYDPEFAPTGNLLTNGIDNTLEPQFKTVQLGVRIGI; translated from the coding sequence ATGCAAGATTTTACCAGATCAGTTTATTTGATACTATTCTTTATGTGCGTGCTTGGTGGTATTAAAGCCCATGCGCAAACAGATAGTTTGACCAGGCAGCAGGTGGATAGCGTGGCCCGTTACAAGGCTGATTCGTTGACCCGTGCACAGGGCAAAAAGATCAGCGGCGTTTTGAAAGATGCTGCCACGGGCAAACCCGTGTCAGGTATGAACATTAGCGTGGCCCAATACTCAGCCGCCATAAGCGACGAAAAGGGTGCCTTTACCATCAGCGTACCCAATTACGATGCATTGCTATTGATCAAGGGCCAGGACTATCAGCCTAAAGAAGTGCCGCTGAAAGGCCGCAACAAGTTGCCGGTGATCATATTGTTCGAGGATGCATACAACTCGATATACGATGTGGCTAAATTTCCTTATAACACCGTGCCACTGAACCAGACAGCTAATGCCGTTAGTTCCGTGAACACGCAAGGTGCTTGGGAGCCCACCAGCTTGGAAACGGCCGACAGCTACCTGCAGGGCAAAGTGGCCGGGTTGAACGTGGTGCGCCGCTCGGGCACGCCCAACATCGGTGCTAACCTTTTCCTGCGTGGCTTCAATTCACTGGTAGGCACTAACGCGCCTTTGTTAGTGGTTGATGGAATGATCTATGACACCTTCCATTACGGAAGCTCGATCATAAGAGGCCATGTGCACAATCCCTATGGCAACATTGACCTGCGCGATGTGCAGAACATCACGGTGTTAAAGGACGCCGCGGCAAGTGCTTACGGCACTAAAGGCGCCAATGGCGTGATCCTGTTATCTACCAATGGTAACCCGGCACTGGCCACCAAGATCGACCTGGGTATCTATAGCGGTTACAACTACATCAACTCTGGCTACCGTTTGCCAATGATGAAGGCCGGCGACTATCGTACATACCTGTCAGACCTGCTGCGCACCAGCAGCATGACACCGGAGCAGATCGCTGCACAACCTTACTTTAATGACAACCCGTCGGCAGCCGGTTATGCCGACTATCACAACGAGACCGACTGGCAAAAGCAAGCCTTCAAAAATGGCTTTAACCAAAACTATAATCTTCGCGTTTCGGGTGGTGATGATATCGCCCGCTATGTGCTGTCGTTAGGCTATGCCGACAATAAAGGCATCACCCGCATGACCGACCTGAGCAGGTTCAATACCCGTTTCAATGCCGACCTGAACATAAGCCAGCACTTTACCGTGAACGCTAACTTCTCGTTCACTTACAACCAGCAAACGCTTAAAGATCAGGGTGTGTCACCAAAGACCAATCCACTTTACCTGAGCCTGGTAAAAGCTCCTTTTCTGCGTGTAAGGCAAACCAACGCCGCCGGTGTCGAGTCGCCTAACTTGGCCGATGTGGACATCTTTGGCATCGGTAACCCGGAATCGGTACTGCTAAATGCTCAGGAATATAACCGCAACTACCGTTTCTTTGGTAATCTGAATTTTAAATATCAGTTCAACCGGTACCTGTCGGCACAAACGCTTATCGGTATCACTACCGATAAGGTAAGAGAGAGCTACTTCATCCCACGTGCCGGTGTGGCTAATGATACCACGGCCACCGCAATACTAGATAGCCGTTTGGGTAGCCAGGTGCAACGTTTGTACAACATTTACAGCGATACGCGGATCAATTACAGCCGCACCTTTGACCGTATTCACACCGTTGGTCTGAACTTGGGTACCCGCTACACACAGTATAACACCTCCACCAACTTCAACTATGGTTTCAATTCTGCTCTAGATCAGCTGATCTCGGTAGGTACAGGCGACCCCGCATTGCGTCGTACCGGTGGCGAACTGGGTAAGTACCGCTGGATAAATAACTATCTAACCGCTAATTACCAGCTGTATAACAAGTACATCTTCGCGTTCAACCTGAGTGCTGATGCCTCATCGCGATTTGGTAAAGAGGCTGATGGATTGAACGTAGGTGGCGTTAAGATGGCGGTGTTGCCATCACTTTCAGCTGCGTGGGTGGTGTCATCTGAGCGCTTCATGTCAAGCCTTAATTTTATCGAACTGTTGAAATTGCGTGCCAGCTATGGTCTTACCGGTAATGATGATATTGGCAACTATGCCGCACGCCAGTACTACGTGTCGCAGAACTTGTTAGGTATGCAAGGCCTGGTACGCGCCAGCTTTGGCAACCCTTACCTTCAATGGGAATTGAACAAAAAGCTCGACATCGGCTTTGATGCCTCTTTTATGCAAGAGCGTTTAAGCATCAGTGCCGACTATTACCGCAACACCACCAGCAAAATGCTGACCCAGGAGACCGCGCCATCTGCCTCAGGCTTATTGTATGTGATGAGCAACAACGGTGGTATGCGCACAAGCGGTGTGGAGTTGTCGGTGAACGGCCGTATCATCAGCACACCTAACCTTAAATGGGACTTGGGCTTTAACATCGCCACTTACCGCAACAAGATCACCGCGTTGCCGGGTAACAGCATGCAAACCTCGTACGCTGGCGCTACTATACTTACCCAGGTGGGTATGCCAGCGGGAGTATTTTACGGTTACAAGACCAACGGTGTTTATACCACCAATGCAGAAGCAGCTGCAGCCGGAATATCTTACCGCAATGCCAAAGGCGACCTGGTACCGCAGCGTGGTGGCGATATGCGCTTTGTTGATGTGAATGGCGACAAGATCATTGACGATGCTGATAAGCAAGTGATTGGTGATCCTAACCCTGAGTTCACTGGCGGCATCACTACAGGTGTGACCTACAAACGCTTCAGCATTAACGCTTTGGTGACCTTTACCAAAGGTAACCAGGTGTACAACTATACCCGTCGCCAGATCGAATCGGGCAGCTCACCGGCAAATCAATCATTGGCCATGCTGAACAGGTGGCGCGGCGATGGCCAGGTGACCAGCCAGCCACGTGCCTCATACGGCGACCCATCGGGCAATGCCTCGTTCTCTGACCGCTGGATCGAGGACGGCTCTTACATGCGTTTGCGCACCCTTTCGATAAGCTACGATGTGCCGCTGAAGTATAAAGGATTCAAGTACCTGAAGATCTATGCTACCGGTAACAACCTGGTCACTTTCACCAAATACCTGGGTTACGACCCTGAATTTGCGCCTACCGGCAATTTGCTTACCAACGGTATCGACAATACGCTGGAGCCACAGTTCAAAACGGTACAACTGGGCGTACGCATAGGCATTTAA
- a CDS encoding RagB/SusD family nutrient uptake outer membrane protein — MKRHLHTITIRVLLSAAMLMTFSCKKMLDIEPETSVDISNHYRNINDANAAVIGIYGQILGIADRYIILNELRADLVSPTTNADQYLREISTHTVSANNPWADPRPFYKIILNCNDALKNFDIMVKAARMRPEEYAQRAADVNAVRAWLYLQLGIHWGEVPYVTDALEDIDALKDQSKYPRLTFNALLDNLIASVSSGYLDYYSAATTTTGATSTSLITTVDGYPTNLFFINKRCLLGDLYLWRGRYTDAATQYRYVTEQGYRNDGASTNTGFWQFKPNYNVFNVAYSRAGDETSLIDDNTSVSGWRAIFGAATQGTEVNTEWIWSLPFDKNFAPTNPLIDLFSNQGGRYLLTASQYAVDKWNSETQNNGFPYDARGRFSVRNVAGQRVIMKPLYNYLTGANFTPGSVLQKQGRWLLYRSGTLNLHFAEAACRDNYVDVAYSLTNAGVLQVFSSIFPTPAAISSGRNVPTDATNIMITNKPAPYDLDARYGDVPLFRAPWHRQIGTRTRANLTLLPIDIINGGPNRGGDMIRMENAIIDEDGLELAFEGQRWGDLLRIALRRNDPSFIASRVYQKLLRDGNGQAGAAQTKLSTVSGLYLPFKL, encoded by the coding sequence ATGAAAAGACACTTACATACCATAACTATCCGGGTGTTATTATCGGCCGCCATGCTGATGACCTTCTCGTGCAAAAAAATGCTCGATATTGAACCTGAGACCAGTGTTGATATCTCTAACCACTACCGCAATATCAATGATGCTAACGCCGCCGTGATCGGTATCTACGGGCAGATATTGGGCATTGCCGATCGCTATATCATCTTGAACGAACTGCGTGCCGACCTGGTGAGCCCGACCACCAATGCTGATCAGTACCTGCGCGAGATCAGCACCCACACGGTATCGGCCAACAATCCCTGGGCCGACCCACGTCCATTCTACAAGATCATCCTGAACTGTAATGATGCGCTCAAGAACTTCGACATTATGGTGAAGGCCGCAAGGATGCGACCTGAAGAATATGCGCAACGCGCCGCCGATGTGAACGCCGTACGTGCCTGGTTGTACTTGCAATTGGGCATACACTGGGGCGAGGTACCTTATGTGACCGACGCCCTGGAAGATATCGATGCGTTAAAAGACCAAAGTAAATATCCAAGGTTAACGTTCAATGCCCTGCTTGATAATTTGATCGCCAGCGTGTCTTCGGGTTACCTCGACTACTATAGCGCGGCTACCACCACTACTGGAGCCACCAGCACCTCGCTGATCACCACGGTGGATGGTTACCCTACCAATTTGTTCTTCATTAACAAACGTTGTTTACTGGGCGACCTGTACCTATGGCGCGGCCGTTACACTGATGCGGCTACTCAATACCGCTATGTGACCGAGCAAGGCTACCGTAACGACGGAGCAAGCACCAATACCGGTTTCTGGCAGTTCAAACCTAACTACAACGTGTTCAACGTGGCTTATTCAAGAGCAGGCGACGAGACGTCACTGATCGATGACAATACTTCGGTATCAGGTTGGAGAGCCATTTTTGGCGCTGCTACCCAAGGCACAGAGGTGAACACAGAGTGGATATGGTCGTTACCCTTTGATAAGAACTTTGCACCGACCAACCCGTTGATCGATCTGTTCTCGAACCAGGGCGGACGCTACCTGCTCACCGCATCCCAATATGCGGTGGATAAGTGGAACTCAGAGACCCAGAACAATGGCTTCCCTTATGATGCCCGTGGCCGTTTCTCGGTACGTAACGTAGCAGGGCAACGTGTGATCATGAAGCCTTTATATAATTACCTTACCGGTGCCAACTTTACACCGGGCAGTGTTTTGCAAAAGCAAGGACGCTGGCTGTTGTACCGCTCAGGTACGCTTAACCTGCACTTTGCTGAAGCAGCTTGCCGCGACAATTACGTTGATGTGGCTTATTCACTTACTAACGCAGGCGTTTTGCAGGTTTTTAGCAGTATTTTCCCAACACCGGCAGCGATCAGTAGTGGCCGTAACGTACCTACTGACGCTACCAACATCATGATCACCAACAAACCTGCGCCTTATGACCTTGATGCCCGCTATGGCGATGTGCCATTGTTCCGTGCACCTTGGCACAGGCAGATCGGTACCCGTACCCGGGCCAACCTTACCCTGCTGCCGATCGATATCATCAACGGCGGACCGAACCGCGGTGGCGACATGATCCGTATGGAGAACGCCATCATTGACGAGGACGGGTTGGAATTGGCCTTCGAAGGCCAGCGCTGGGGCGATCTTTTGCGCATCGCACTTCGCCGCAACGACCCAAGCTTCATCGCTTCACGGGTATATCAGAAGTTGCTGCGTGATGGCAACGGCCAGGCCGGAGCGGCTCAGACCAAGCTAAGCACTGTGAGCGGACTTTACCTGCCGTTCAAGCTTTAA
- a CDS encoding DUF421 domain-containing protein: protein MKKEDIKLWDIDRILFGQEGPAFLLEVLARTFLTYIILLFIVRWLGKRMSGQLSVLEMAVMLTLGAIVSVGMQIPDRGVLLSAAVLLFILTFQRGLAWLGFKSRKVENLTHGTLDILVMDGIMQLEAMKRCSISRQQLFAHLRTKNITNLGAVKRVYLEASGLFSIYCAEDERPGLPLYPPIDEKILNGRLNDELVSCTHCGLTCAKEPHQPHCQDCEANEWTAAIR, encoded by the coding sequence TTGAAAAAGGAAGATATCAAACTCTGGGATATCGACCGTATCCTTTTTGGTCAGGAGGGCCCCGCCTTTTTGCTTGAGGTATTGGCACGTACATTCCTCACTTACATTATTTTACTATTTATAGTCAGGTGGTTAGGCAAGCGTATGAGTGGACAGTTATCCGTGCTCGAAATGGCGGTGATGTTAACCCTCGGGGCTATCGTATCGGTCGGGATGCAGATACCCGACCGTGGCGTGCTGCTGAGTGCTGCGGTGCTGCTTTTTATCCTGACCTTTCAAAGAGGCTTGGCGTGGCTGGGTTTCAAAAGCCGCAAGGTAGAGAACCTGACCCACGGAACGCTGGATATATTGGTGATGGATGGCATTATGCAATTAGAAGCCATGAAGCGCTGCAGCATTTCGCGTCAGCAACTATTTGCACACTTACGCACCAAGAATATAACGAACCTGGGCGCGGTGAAGAGGGTGTACCTTGAAGCCAGTGGACTATTCAGCATTTATTGTGCTGAGGACGAACGCCCCGGTCTGCCGCTATATCCACCTATAGATGAGAAGATATTGAACGGACGGCTAAACGACGAGCTGGTATCATGTACCCACTGCGGACTGACCTGCGCCAAAGAACCCCACCAGCCCCATTGCCAGGATTGCGAAGCTAACGAATGGACCGCCGCTATCCGATGA
- a CDS encoding DUF421 domain-containing protein: MIDQNTLNEWQRIFIGEVPGAFFIELFFRAIVIYLILVFSMRAMGKRMSSQLSRNELAALVSLAATIGVPLMAPDRGVLPAVIIAITVVSTQRIIARWAFGNQEFERISQGNVSILICDHVIDVKELERTGLSQERLFAELRCNAVLHLGEVDRLYIEANGAFTLIRSEECVNGLSVLPIQDQRFLDACKFDDEQRVCGFCGEMKNNHSNDASCDNCGHKEWTPSMCAEQTSK, from the coding sequence ATGATCGATCAAAATACCCTGAACGAGTGGCAACGCATTTTTATTGGCGAGGTGCCGGGCGCCTTTTTCATTGAACTTTTTTTCCGCGCGATCGTCATCTACCTTATTCTTGTGTTTTCCATGCGGGCTATGGGTAAGCGTATGTCCTCGCAATTGAGCCGTAATGAGCTGGCCGCATTGGTGTCGCTGGCGGCGACCATCGGTGTGCCCTTGATGGCGCCCGACAGGGGAGTGCTGCCGGCGGTGATCATTGCCATAACGGTGGTATCTACCCAGCGCATCATTGCCCGATGGGCATTCGGCAACCAGGAATTTGAACGCATATCACAAGGAAACGTAAGCATCCTGATCTGCGATCATGTGATCGATGTGAAGGAATTGGAACGCACCGGACTGTCACAAGAGCGGTTATTTGCGGAGCTAAGGTGCAACGCCGTGCTGCACCTGGGCGAGGTGGATAGATTATACATAGAGGCCAATGGCGCCTTTACGCTCATCCGGTCGGAGGAGTGCGTTAACGGACTATCTGTACTTCCCATTCAAGATCAGAGGTTTTTGGATGCCTGCAAATTTGACGATGAACAACGGGTTTGCGGCTTTTGCGGGGAGATGAAGAATAATCATTCCAATGATGCATCATGCGATAATTGCGGCCACAAGGAGTGGACACCAAGTATGTGCGCCGAACAGACATCAAAATGA
- a CDS encoding DEAD/DEAH box helicase: MDTINIDTTAEEQLTAAKNVDLYPYQQRDLDALFDKLSKVSKDRRILYQLPTGGGKTRIFSEIAKRFIKDHDQSVIVLTHRTELCSQTSATLKKLGVANRVINSSVKRLSHKDRRTCLVAMVETLRNRIKDGIINTSNIGLVIIDEAHHNSFHKLMAKFPNAYIIGVTATPFSSNADIPMYKNYHELVVGESIQNLITQGFLAKPTNWRYDVELNSLKTGINGDFTISTSDELYSSPAMLELLLHAYESHSKNKKTLIFNNGIFTSKNVCQMFENAGYAIKHLDNHTSPTDRAEISKWFKKTKGAILTSVSILTTGFDEPSIQTVILNRATTSITLYHQMIGRGSRRSANKKTFTIIDLGNNTDRFGEWQQPLDWQLIFERPEAFAESLHSRSTTEAHLIPSDLRAKFPNSLQLSFDIQGEYHKAIENGQKGKSILRDSIRQHAVMCMENASSVTEALELVNELQKEIDWRIKQYGKCVGKVTRNYTDWLKEDYHNKLTTIITKIMPRYQLKQQVQLSA; the protein is encoded by the coding sequence ATGGATACCATCAATATAGATACAACAGCTGAGGAACAGCTGACCGCCGCCAAGAACGTTGACCTGTACCCTTACCAGCAACGCGACCTTGATGCACTTTTCGATAAGCTATCAAAGGTTAGTAAAGACCGGCGGATCTTATATCAGTTGCCCACGGGAGGTGGCAAAACCCGGATATTCTCGGAGATAGCCAAACGCTTCATCAAAGACCACGACCAAAGCGTGATCGTGCTTACGCACCGTACCGAGCTTTGCTCTCAAACCTCTGCCACGTTAAAAAAACTTGGCGTAGCCAACCGGGTGATCAACAGCAGCGTGAAGCGTTTGAGCCATAAAGACCGCCGTACTTGCCTGGTGGCCATGGTAGAGACCTTGAGGAACCGGATCAAGGATGGCATCATTAATACCAGCAACATTGGGTTGGTGATCATTGATGAGGCGCACCACAACTCTTTCCATAAGCTGATGGCCAAGTTCCCTAACGCTTACATCATCGGGGTTACGGCCACGCCTTTCAGTTCAAATGCTGATATCCCCATGTATAAAAACTATCATGAACTGGTAGTGGGTGAAAGCATCCAGAACCTGATCACCCAAGGCTTTTTGGCCAAGCCAACCAACTGGCGGTATGATGTGGAGTTGAACTCCCTCAAGACCGGTATCAACGGCGATTTTACCATCAGTACATCTGATGAGCTTTACTCCTCGCCTGCTATGCTCGAGTTATTGTTGCATGCTTACGAATCGCATTCCAAGAACAAGAAGACGCTGATCTTTAATAACGGTATCTTCACCTCAAAGAACGTTTGCCAAATGTTCGAGAATGCAGGCTATGCAATCAAACACCTTGACAACCATACCAGCCCTACCGACAGGGCTGAGATCTCAAAGTGGTTCAAAAAGACCAAGGGTGCTATCCTTACTTCGGTATCGATATTGACCACAGGATTTGATGAACCATCCATACAGACCGTGATCCTGAACCGAGCCACCACCTCGATCACCCTTTATCATCAAATGATCGGTCGAGGGTCACGCCGATCGGCCAACAAAAAGACATTTACCATCATTGACCTCGGCAACAACACCGACCGCTTTGGTGAATGGCAACAGCCGCTCGACTGGCAGTTGATATTTGAAAGGCCTGAAGCATTTGCCGAAAGCCTGCACAGCCGTTCGACCACTGAAGCGCACCTGATCCCGTCAGACCTGAGGGCCAAATTCCCGAACAGCCTGCAGTTAAGCTTTGACATACAAGGGGAATACCACAAAGCCATCGAGAACGGACAAAAAGGTAAAAGCATTCTGCGCGATTCTATACGTCAGCATGCGGTGATGTGTATGGAGAACGCTTCATCAGTGACCGAAGCACTGGAGTTGGTCAATGAGCTGCAGAAAGAGATCGACTGGCGGATCAAGCAGTATGGTAAATGCGTAGGCAAGGTGACCCGCAACTATACCGATTGGTTGAAAGAAGATTATCATAACAAGCTGACCACCATCATTACCAAGATCATGCCGCGGTACCAGCTCAAGCAGCAGGTACAACTTTCAGCCTGA
- a CDS encoding DUF3891 family protein, with protein MIVNYTASGWEIIAQRTHGLVAAAIANEWKHEVRTRHWIETLIAIAEHDDAQVELERDDLLTEQGGPVDFAMRKVQYDHCLATMTRAYNKSTYVALLCSIHLEFLCKDDGASGDDVKTFIKEQKKQRTIWLKTLGMTTAQLDHDYRLLEWCDALSLLICQHKSQPEGRSVEISQGPDGQTHQLRSLDEDVLTVEPWPFEKNELELLYEYCLLPQLSYNSVDKFREAYQSGSRILKTITFKRSDKN; from the coding sequence ATGATCGTTAATTATACTGCTTCGGGTTGGGAGATCATAGCGCAACGGACGCATGGCCTGGTAGCCGCGGCTATTGCCAATGAGTGGAAGCACGAGGTACGTACCAGGCACTGGATCGAAACGCTGATCGCCATAGCCGAACATGACGATGCCCAGGTAGAGCTTGAACGCGATGACCTGCTTACCGAACAAGGCGGACCGGTAGATTTTGCCATGCGTAAAGTACAGTACGACCACTGCCTGGCCACCATGACGCGAGCATACAATAAGAGCACTTATGTGGCTTTATTATGCTCCATACACCTGGAGTTCCTTTGCAAAGACGACGGCGCCTCTGGCGATGATGTCAAAACATTCATCAAGGAGCAGAAGAAACAGCGTACGATTTGGCTCAAAACGCTGGGCATGACGACCGCGCAGTTAGACCATGATTACCGATTATTGGAATGGTGCGATGCCCTTTCGCTTTTGATCTGCCAACATAAGAGTCAGCCGGAAGGTCGCTCTGTCGAGATCAGCCAGGGGCCAGATGGGCAGACGCATCAATTACGATCATTAGACGAGGACGTACTGACCGTTGAGCCCTGGCCCTTCGAAAAAAATGAGCTCGAACTCCTGTATGAATACTGCCTACTGCCTCAGCTTTCATACAACAGCGTCGACAAATTCAGAGAGGCTTACCAAAGCGGATCGCGGATCCTTAAAACGATAACTTTTAAAAGATCAGATAAAAATTAA
- a CDS encoding glycoside hydrolase — MKRSWSRLLIAPLMLFSHSMVAQTVASGPLIITIDANDTAQVIHNIGASGCWFSEGIGKYWPVAKREKLAELLFSKKMDSNGQPKGIGLSAWRFNIGGGTAEQGDSSGIKDFRKRVECFLAPDGTYDWNKQAGYQWFLRKAKDYGVENLIAFSNTPPVQFTKNGRGFKTVKDYQANLKPDKYDAYADFLTEVIKHFDQQGLHFNYISPVNEPQWDWSNKPGEASQEGSPWGNEDIYKVTKAVNASLDKKGLNTQILTTEAAMLTYLYSGKSAAASQIQNFYAQQGKYSFSQMKHVPRFVAGHSYFTDSGDSSIVAVRKHLADTARKYGIEYWQSEYSMLGDGFREGTKEKRSQMDCALFLAKIIDQDLTIGNAAAWQFWNSWEPNTAEWDTRYYLIALKPANAAYTDGDFTITKGLWALGNYSRFVRPGMRRVNIARTDGLAPEKITQDVMLSAFTGGKDKLVMVAINYTDKARSITPQFKGMPSVKKYRTYVTSAQANDNLRPSVQRKMNGLISLMPRSVTTIIFN, encoded by the coding sequence ATGAAACGTTCATGGTCACGCCTACTGATCGCTCCCCTGATGCTTTTCTCCCATTCGATGGTCGCCCAAACCGTTGCTTCAGGTCCACTAATTATCACTATTGATGCTAATGACACCGCCCAGGTGATCCACAATATCGGTGCATCGGGTTGCTGGTTCAGCGAGGGCATTGGCAAGTACTGGCCGGTAGCCAAACGTGAGAAATTAGCCGAACTTCTGTTCAGTAAAAAGATGGATAGTAACGGTCAGCCTAAAGGCATAGGCCTTTCTGCGTGGCGTTTCAACATTGGCGGTGGTACCGCAGAGCAGGGGGACAGTAGCGGCATTAAGGACTTTCGCAAACGGGTAGAATGTTTCTTAGCGCCTGATGGCACTTACGACTGGAACAAGCAGGCTGGTTACCAGTGGTTCCTGCGCAAGGCTAAAGATTACGGGGTAGAGAACCTGATCGCTTTCTCGAACACGCCGCCGGTGCAGTTCACTAAAAATGGCAGAGGTTTCAAGACAGTAAAGGACTATCAAGCCAACCTGAAGCCAGACAAATACGACGCTTATGCCGATTTTTTGACAGAGGTGATCAAACACTTTGATCAGCAAGGTCTGCATTTCAACTACATTAGCCCGGTGAATGAGCCGCAATGGGATTGGTCCAACAAACCCGGAGAGGCCAGCCAGGAGGGAAGCCCCTGGGGTAACGAGGACATTTACAAGGTGACAAAGGCGGTCAACGCATCCTTGGACAAGAAAGGGCTGAACACCCAGATATTGACCACTGAGGCGGCCATGCTGACCTACCTGTACAGCGGTAAGTCGGCCGCGGCAAGCCAGATCCAGAATTTTTATGCGCAGCAGGGTAAATATAGCTTCAGCCAAATGAAGCACGTGCCCCGCTTTGTGGCCGGGCATAGTTATTTTACCGACAGTGGCGATAGCAGCATCGTAGCGGTACGCAAGCATCTGGCCGACACGGCGCGCAAGTATGGTATCGAGTATTGGCAGTCAGAATACTCGATGCTGGGCGATGGATTTAGAGAAGGCACTAAGGAAAAGCGCAGCCAAATGGATTGTGCGCTGTTCCTGGCCAAGATCATTGATCAGGATCTGACCATTGGCAACGCGGCCGCATGGCAGTTCTGGAATTCATGGGAACCCAATACAGCAGAGTGGGATACTCGTTATTACCTCATCGCCTTAAAACCGGCCAACGCTGCTTATACCGATGGCGACTTTACCATAACCAAAGGACTCTGGGCTTTAGGCAACTACAGCCGGTTCGTACGCCCGGGCATGCGCCGGGTGAATATTGCTCGCACCGATGGCCTGGCGCCTGAAAAGATCACACAGGATGTGATGCTATCTGCCTTTACCGGCGGTAAGGACAAGCTGGTGATGGTAGCCATCAACTATACCGATAAGGCAAGAAGCATTACGCCCCAGTTCAAGGGTATGCCATCGGTAAAAAAGTATCGCACCTATGTCACTTCGGCTCAGGCTAATGACAACTTGAGGCCATCCGTCCAACGAAAAATGAACGGCCTCATCAGTTTGATGCCGCGGTCGGTGACTACCATCATTTTCAACTAA